The window TTTTTCTTTGTCTCTTAATGCAACTCCTCCTTATTCGTTGTGGGACATTGTTGGTAGCAAATCACCCGAAGTACATGATAAATGGATAGAATATTATAAATGGAAATTCAAGGGGAGTATATTTATTCCGTTATTCAATAGAGAAAAGGTAAGGTACAAACCTGTTTTGATGAGTGGTGTGGAATATGGTTTTGTAGGAAGTTATAATAAAAATAGTACGCTTTTTGGAACCTTTTGTATAGGTAGCAATACGATTACTAAAGATTATGATTTTAACGAAAAAATTGGGTTACGAGGATATCTTCCTCCTGATGAGAAAGAACATGGAGCTAATGCCTATACAAAGTTAACCTTGGAATTGCGTTATCCATTTGTGCTTGAGCAGGCATTCACTGTTTATAGTTTAATATTTATGGAAGCAGGAGGTATTATGGAGGATGAGAAATATTCTTTTGGTTTGAAGCGGTCAACTGGTGTAGGCATCCGTATCCTTTTACCAATGATTGGACTAATGGGACTTGATTGGGCCTATGGTTTTGATGAGCCGTTTGGTATTGATGAAAATAAATCAAGCGGCTTTCATATTCATTTTATTTTTGGAAAAGAATTTTAGAAAAATGTTTTTTTTATTTGTAAGTGAGAAAGTTTTTTACAAACCTATGTGAACACTTTGAGATAATTGTTTTTTGAAAAAAAGATGTGATGTGAATAGAATCAATGATTTAAATAAAACATTTTGATTTGGGTTCAAATTGATTTGGGTTCAAAATAGAAACAATAGTTTTTGAAACCATCAAAAAAATGAAAAGGATGTCATTCTATATTAGAATAATCATGCTGTTACAGACATGTTTCTTCCGATGGAATTTATGTATCTTTGTATGCAGGAATTGGAATAGGTGTGGTATATACAATATATATCTTATATGTTTCGGAGTAAACGTAGGTATTAGTTCTTAAATCAATCTGTCTGAAATAAATGGAAGAGTATGAAGGAATAGGAACCTTATTTCAGAAGGTAAAAACAAGAAACCAATAAATTTTCATGGGTAAGTATTTTTAACTGAGAAAAAATGCTAAAAAGTCATACTCGGGATAAAGTTTTATACTAGGTTAACTGTGTTTTGTAGTCAAAATTTTAACCTGAGTTTTTTAGTATAATTCTAATTGATATTTATTCGGTAGACAAATGTCTTAACCCTAATTTGAAGAAGGATATTAAAAAAAAATTTTTCAGTCCAATTATAGAAGACATAAAAGTTTCATCAAGAGGAAAGTTATGAGAACAATCTGTAAATCGAATGTATTCAAATGGTTTTTTATTCTTTTGGATAATAGAATAAAGTGGAAAAGGATTGTTGTGACATCTATCCTTTTGTTGTTTATTATCATAGGAGTATCTGCACAGGAAAAGGTTGCTTATCTCAATTATTCTGAAATAATTAAAATCATGCCTGAATATATTCAAATGCAGGATTCTATAAAGAAAATCCAAACTGAATTACAAAATGAAATGAACATTCTAAAGGAGGAGTACGAAAAAAAGTATAAGGCTTTTATCAGCGATGCAGATAGTCTTGTGGAGAGCATTAAAATGAGAAGAATGCAGGAAATCAAAAATATTGAAGAAAGAGCAGTGGCTTTTCAAGAACAATCTCAAAAGCAATTGCAACAAATGTATGAAAAACTATTTGCCCCCATTCAGTGGAAGGTGAAGGAAGCCATAAGAGTAGTTGGTGAAGAGAACGATTTTGTCTATATATTTGAAGGGACAGAACTTTTATATACCAGTTCTTCTGCTATCAATGTTACTCCTTTTGTAAAACGAAAGTTAGGATTAAAATAAATTCACATTTGTTGATTTCGGAATTTTTAAATGAAAGTGAAAGGATCCATTGGAATATTTGATTCTGGGTATGGTGGTTTTACTATTTTAGAAAAGATACGTTATCGTTTGCCTAGATATGATTTTTTGTATTTAGGCGATAATGCACGTGCTCCTTATGGTACTCGTTCGTTTGAGATTGTCTATGAGTTTAC of the Candidatus Azobacteroides pseudotrichonymphae genomovar. CFP2 genome contains:
- a CDS encoding OmpH family outer membrane protein, whose amino-acid sequence is MRTICKSNVFKWFFILLDNRIKWKRIVVTSILLLFIIIGVSAQEKVAYLNYSEIIKIMPEYIQMQDSIKKIQTELQNEMNILKEEYEKKYKAFISDADSLVESIKMRRMQEIKNIEERAVAFQEQSQKQLQQMYEKLFAPIQWKVKEAIRVVGEENDFVYIFEGTELLYTSSSAINVTPFVKRKLGLK